A section of the Hypomesus transpacificus isolate Combined female chromosome 1, fHypTra1, whole genome shotgun sequence genome encodes:
- the LOC124469485 gene encoding endothelin receptor type B-like translates to MCASMRAVALLCVLVAAGAGLGAASRFSRDSQSLGEEEAPNSTLPIPPRPPRPIPFHPPMCVKPTKIQHAFKYVNTVVSCIIFVVGIIGNSTLLRIIYKNKCMRNSPNVLIGSLALGDLLYILIAIPINVFKLIAEDWPFGVHMCKLMPFIQKASVGITILSLCALSIDRYHAVTSWSRVKGMGIPLWKAVEVTLIWLAAVALAVPEALAFDMMEMPYRGSKLRVCLLHPQQSTPFMKFYQDMKDWWLFGFYFCLPLACTGVFYTLMSCEMLSRKKGMRIALNDHMKQRREVAKTVFCLVVIFALCWLPLHLSRILKKTIYDQNDPNRCELLSFLLVMDYIGINMASLNSCINPIALYFVSQKFKNCFKSCLCCWCYRPGRNVAPTDERGSGVRWKGSCHGNGLDRSSSRSSQKYSLT, encoded by the exons atgtgtgcgaGTATGAGGGCAGTAGCGCTGCTGTGTGTCCTGGTTGCGGCCGGGGCTGGTCTGGGCGCAGCATCCCGCTTCAGCCGGGACTCCCagagcctgggggaggaggaggccccCAACAGcaccctccccatccccccccggcccccacgCCCCAttcccttccacccccccaTGTGCGTCAAGCCCACAAAGATCCAGCACGCCTTCAAGTATGTGAACACGGTGGTGTCCTGCATCATCTTTGTGGTGGGAATCATCGGCAATTCCACGCTCCTGAGGATCATCTACAAGAACAAATGCATGAGGAACAGTCCCAACGTTCTCATAGGAAGCCTGGCTCTGGGGGATCTGCTCTACATCCTCATCGCCATCCCCATCAACGTGTTCAAG ctcATAGCCGAGGACTGGCCTTTCGGGGTACACATGTGTAAGCTGATGCCCTTCATCCAGAAGGCATCAGTGGGCATCACTATCCTCAGCCTGTGTGCCCTCAGTATTGACCG atacCATGCGGTGACATCTTGGAGCAGGGTGAAGGGGATGGGGATCCCCCTATGGAAGGCAGTGGAGGTGACGTTGATCTGGCTGGCTGCCGTAGCCCTGGCTGTTCCAGAGGCCCTGGCCTTTGATATGATGGAGATGCCCTACAGAGGCAGCAAGCTGAGGGTCTGTCTGCTCCACCCTCAACAGAGCACACCCTTTatgaag TTCTACCAGGATATGAAGGACTGGTGGCTGTTTGGATTCTACTTCTGCCTGCCTCTGGCCTGCACTGGGGTCTTCTACACACTCATGTCCTGCGAAATGCTGAGCCGCAAGAAAGGCATGCGTATCGCTCTCAACGATCACATGAAAcag CGGAGGGAAGTTGCTAAGACGGTGTTTTGCCTTGTGGTGATATTCGCTCTGTGCTGGCTACCTCTACATCTTAGTCGCATCTTGAAAAAAACTATCTACGACCAGAACGACCCCAACCGCTGTGAACTGCTCag TTTCCTGTTGGTGATGGATTACATTGGCATCAACATGGCGTCGCTTAACTCCTGCATCAACCCCATCGCTCTCTACTTTGTCAGCCAAAAGTTCAAGAACTGCTTTAAG TCCTGCCTCTGCTGCTGGTGTTACAGGCCTGGCCGGAATGTGGCCCCTACAGATGAGAGGGGGTCCGGGGTCCGCTGGAAGGGCTCCTGCCATGGCAACGGACTAGACCGCAGCAGTTCCCGCTCCAGTCAGAAATATAGCTTGACCtaa